From Hemiscyllium ocellatum isolate sHemOce1 chromosome 27 unlocalized genomic scaffold, sHemOce1.pat.X.cur. SUPER_27_unloc_42, whole genome shotgun sequence, a single genomic window includes:
- the LOC132808337 gene encoding zinc finger protein 239-like, producing MWRLKLLYGLERGIPSSEGKYMRLIVAEASDMEKPWKCDNCGKGFRTPSDLEIHQRVHMGERPFSCPKCGKGFTQVSALLRHQRIHTGERPFSCPECGKAFSNSSTLQTHRRVHTGEGLQLSRV from the coding sequence ATGTGGAGACTGAAACTGTTAtacggcctggaaagaggaattcccaGCAGTGAGGGTAAGTACATGCGTTTGATTGTAGCTGAAGCTTCGgacatggagaaaccgtggaagtgtgataactgtgggaaaggcttccgtacTCCGTCTGACCTGGAGATTCATCAGCgcgtccacatgggggagaggccgttctcctgtcctaagtgcgggaagggctttacccaggtctctgccctgcttaggcaccagcggatccacacgggggagaggcctttcagttgccccgagtgtgggaaggccttcagcaattcctccaccttGCAGACCCACCGACGAGTCCATACGGGAGAAGGCCTTCAGctgtcccgagt